The region TGAGTATCTACTGATACGATATCAGTTTTCTTTCTTTTGAACCGTGTAAGATAAGTGGTAACCTACATATAGTTGATTGTTATCAAAGgttaattttggacataacacataaTCGTCTTGTCGGTAAAGATAACATGTTTCTCTTTCGGCAATCCCTACCTTCATTATTAATGATTTGACTTTGCAATCATTGGAcagtgatgtgtgtgtgtgtgtatgtgtgtgtgtgtgtgtaagttGCACTCCCTTCGAGTTTGATGTGCTCCCTCGTCAACCCCTTTGCCGTTTGGAGACGTTGTTTACTTGTTAATCCCATCGTCAGATCTACTTAGTCCACTTAGTATTCCTGAACGGTTTAGGGTACGTGGCGGGACTAATAGTAGTAGGAGCACATCTTTCATCGGGGAAGAAAATTGTTGTATTCATCATGCACCACCTTGCACGCCATCTACTAAGTGAAAATTTGGTGACCCATGTTCATGTATCTTTGGTTATTGTTGCAATTAAGGTGACACGAGGACATCGTTGAGCTAACACATTTCAGTGGTACATGGAACCAAGTCTTACGGAGCTTACCCATGTTCATGTATTTTTGGTTATTGTTGCAATTAAGGTGTCACGAGGACATCGCCGAGCTAACACATTTCAGCGGTACATGGAACCAAGTCTTACGGAGCTTATTCAAGCAACCTTCTCTACCTAAACTATGTGCAACTTTATTCGCCGGTCGCCGCACCTACTTAAGCCTGAACTCTTCAAAATATTTGAGAAGTCCTTCACCTCATCAACAATATGGCCATAAAGCCGGGATGCCCCTCCTTGTAGCGTTGGTCTTGTGAACAACCGCCTGAGAGTCGATTGCCAGAGTCAACTTCTAGCCCCAATTTCGGTCGCCAATTGAATACCGCGTCTGCCTGCCAGTAACTTAGCAAGCTCTAGATCGACAATGTGGGAAAAAAATGGAATATCCTTGCCTGGAACCCTCCATGATGGTCCCTCAAGACTGCTCCTCCAGTATCATTATCCCGAGCTTTCCACATAGCACCGTGTGCGTTCACCTTGATCGAGTCCTCCTCCGACGGCCACCATTTGTACCCATGGGCATGTTAGCAATCCTGATTCCTGGATCGACCGAAGCACGTATCTCATGATTGATTGTGGCTTACCACGCCTTTTCTTTCTTTGTGAGACCTTTTCTGGTGTGGCCACACCAAGACGTCATGTTTGcaacatgaatattttttatacCCCATCAATTTGTAAGAGTTATTTTTTGAAAAAGAAATCAATTGGAAAGACATAACGAAGTACGGCAGTACTGAGGAGAACTAGGGATAATTAGTGAATCCTATTCGTGCTAACCACACGAACAACGAATAAACGTCCACCGCTGCGACGGTAGTTGGGCTAGCTCAGTATGTTTTGGACAATATTTTCTTTTTTGCTCGTtccttcttttcggtggatttacaTGCCTTGGTTgtctttttttttgctttctcagTTTAATTATTTTATATCCTTTCCCTTGATTCCCTTTTCAGTTTTATGTGTTTTTCTTTACAAAAAACCATGAAAATTTTCttaaaattttaaaataattcatgtTTTTAaatatttcatgaacattttttaaaaactagTAAACATTTTCTAAAACAGGTTTAAAATATTCCATGACCATTTTATAAATGTGGACATTTTATAATTCAAAATATATTttaaatttatgagaattttttaagTTCATGATTTATTGTCAGAAATCACTTTTTTAAGTGAATATTTTACAAGTTTTGTGAACAGTTTTTCACATTCTCTTAAAAAACTGTTAAATAAAAGAACTGCTATAGGGTGCAAAGGGCTATTAAGGGCGCGAGTGCATGCAACCTTGCGATTAGGCACATTACTCGCAGTATAGGAGGACTCGGGGGGCTTGCTAAGCATTACCTCCATACCAAAAAGTTTGTCTTAGATTtgttctagatatggatgtatctaacactaacacAAATCTAATacaagtaattcggaatggaggAAGTAGGTGTTTGAGAGAGACAGAGGCGCCGACTGGAGTTTTGTTGTTGCCTTCGTCAACGTCTTTTATAGTAGTGCTCTTGTGGATACGTTTTCTCTCTCTACCGTGGCGGTGCCATGGGCCAGAGGATTTTTTGACCTCGTAGACATGTTTATACAAATATTATGAGTTTTGTTATTGTGTCATGTTGCTTTTGGTGATTTGATTATTTGTGGAATTGAGATCTTTCCTCGATGATGTAGTGATGATCTTGTGGTTCGATAGCTTGCTCTTGGGATTATTCTCGGACCAAGTCCGGTTATGTCTTTCCATGTACTTCTGGATGGATGACTCAATAGACTTTCAAAAATCTTTGTTGATAATCAGGTTCATCCTGATGATCGAGTATCAGTCTCTGAAGTCTTAGAAATTTTTCGTCTTGCAATGATTGATAACGCGGAGAAGATACCTCTACTAGACTTTATTGTAATTTTTAGCTGTAGAAATTACTTTTTAatctcttggttcttggatctaaaGCATTGTATCTGTAATTATTACGAGTATGAATTAAATTACATGTATTCTAAGAAAAGAACTCGGAATGGTCAGAATAACAACTTCTAAATGCATTATATGCTTATTATTATAAACactatactccctctgttctatAATTTTGACACGACAAGAATTATGGAACGAGGGAGTACATAGACAACCTTTCAGGTTAGCCCTTTGGTTACCatatatacttttttttaggaCCCTACTAATCCTAAAAGTAGTGTTTGTGAAAAAAAAAGCTCAGCCACGCCGGTTGTTCTGTGCGGCTCGGCCCAACCCGCTGCGGTAGCCGCCGCCTCGGGGAAGATGAATCCATCCTCCGCCCACACGAAGTCCAACGGGCCCGAAACGACAAACAAAGAGGCACCGAGAGCCCGCGCCGGCCTGGTACGTACACGCAGCCTCTCCACCCGGCCGTCGTCTCGCTCGCTGCAATTCTCGCCTCCGCATCGCCCCGTCCCCAAATCCTAAACCCTAGCGAATCGGGGGCCCGAAGCCCGCCCCGCCGCGACGATGCCGTCGGCCGCCGCGGGTCCGGTGGAGGTGGCGCCGCCGGCGAAGGCGGCCGCGCTCCCGTTCGCCGGGATCTCGCCGGACCTCTACCCGACGGAGGACGACCTGCCCTACGAGGAGGAGATCCTGCGGGAGCCCTTCAAGCTCAAGGGGTGGTGGCGCTACCTcgtcgcccgcgccgccgcgcccttCGCCAAGCGCGCCGTCATCTACGAGCGCGCGCTCAAGGCGCTCCCCGGCAGCTACAAGCTCTGGCACGCCTACCTCCGCGAGCGCCTCGACCACGTGCGCCCGCACCCAATCTCCCACCCGGCCTACGCCTCCCTCAACAACACCTTCGAGCGGGCGCTCGCCACCATGCACAAGATGCCGCGCGTCTGGGTCCTCTACCTCACCTCGCTGCTCGACCAGCGCCTGCTCACCCGCGGCCGCCGCAACTTCGACCGCGCCCTCCGCGCGCTGCCCGTCACGCAGCACGACCGCATCTGGCCACTCTACCTGCGCCTCGCCTCGCTCCCGGCCTGCCCCGTCGAGACGTCCTTCCGCGTGTTCAGGCGCTACCTCCAGTTCGACCCCTCCCACGCCGAGGACTTCATCGAGTTCCTCGTCTCGGCCGAACGCTGGCAGGAGGCAGCTGACCGCCTGGCCTCTGTTCTCAACGACGACGGCTTCCGCTCTGTCAAGGGGAAGACCAGGCACCAGCTCTGGCTCGAGCTCTGCGACATCCTCACTAAGCATGCTGATGAGGTCGCAGGGCTCAAGGTGGATGCCATACTGCGGGGCGGGATACGCAAGTTCACCGACGAGGTTGGCAAGTTGTGGACCTCGCTCGCTGATTACTATGTCAGGAGGACCCTCTATGAGAAAGCAAGAGACGTCTTCGAAGAGGGGGTTTCTTCAGTGATGACAGTGCAGGAGTTCAGTGTGGTGTTTGAGGCTTATACACAATTTGAGCAGAGTATGCTTGCGGCAAAGCTGGAGGCAGCTGAAGAGGACGGGGCTGCGGAGAGTGATGAGGGTGAGAAAGGGGGCAGGAAGAATAAGGTAGAGAAGCTAGAGAAGGAACTTGCAGCGTGTTGGTTGAATGATGAAGATGACACTGATTTGAGGCTGGCAAGGTTTGAGCGGCTATTGGATCGCAGACCAGAGCTCCTTAGCAGTGTCCTATTGAGACAGAATCCACATAATGTGGAGGAGTGGCACAGGTGAGATTTGATATAGCACCTTGATTTATCAATCGGTTCTGCTTGACTTACATTAAGCCACTAATATTGAATATAAATCAATCCATCCATTGCATTTATTCTCACGGACAAGTTCCTAATTACTTAGTGGTAGCGACTCTCAAATCTTATTTAAAGTTGCCATGGAATGTGAAAATACCCTGTCTAGTTTTTCTTTTACTTCTCAGCCTAGTATGCATTTTAGGTGGTCTCCAACTTGACTGAATTGTCTAACAGTGCAATAATATGTGCAGGAGGGTGAAACTTTTTGACAAGGATCCCGCGAAGCAAGTAGCGACATATGTCGAGGCTGTGAAAACTGTGGACCCAATGAAGGCAGTTGGGAAGCCTCATACTCTATGGGTGGCATTTGCAAAGATGTATGAGAAACATAACCGCTTAGATAGTGCTGAAGATATCTTTAAAAAGGCCACACAAGTGAACTACAAAGCAGTGGACCACTTGGCTACTATTTGGTGTGAATGGGCCGAAATGGAGCTCCGCAACCAACATTTTGACAAGGCAATTGAGCTGATGAGGTTAGCCACAGCAGAGCCCTCTGTTGAGGTGAAGAGGCGAGGTATAATTTATTTTGTTCAGTTGTGTTGATTTCTTGTATATTTGGCAAACCATTTTTGCTGACAATTTACATTTTCAGCTGCCGCCGAGGGTGACGAGCCGGTCCAGCTGAAATTACATAAATCTCTGAAATTATGGAGTATCTATGTTGACCTGGAGGAGAGCCTTGGGTCGTTGGAAACAACCCGTGCTGTTTATGAGAGAATATTAGATTTAAGAATTGCCACTCCTCAAATAATTCTTAATTACGCATTTCTTCTTGAGGTAGGATCTTTGCTCAAAGTACATACTTTTGAAGTTTCAAGTAGACTTGTCCAATTGATCTACAATGGTTGTTTACTATTTTCTTCCTCTGCAGGAGAACAAATATTTCGAAGATGCATTTAAAGTGTATGAAAGAGGTGTAAAAATATTCAAGTATCCCCATGTTAAGGATATTTGGGTGACCTACCTCACAAAGTTTGTAAAGAGGTACCAGCGAAGCAAGTTAGAGCGGGCAAGAGAGCTGTTCACGGAAGCTGTCGAAAAGGTAAATAAATTCTCTTGTCCCTTGAATTTGTCATCGGTCTACTTATACTGCGTGTAACTAGAGCTGTTACCAACTTGCATGTGTCAAATTACGTTTCTAGACTGGTGATCTGATCACAAATTCTGAAggtgagccttggcgcagtggtaacgctgttgccttgtgaccatgaggtcacgggttcgagtCCTGGAAACAGTCTCTTGCAGAAATGCAGGGAAAGGCTGCATACagaagacccaaagtggtcggacccttccctggatcctgcgcaagcgggagctacgtgcaccgggctgcccttttttttaTCTGCACTTTTTTTTTATCTGATCACAAATTCTGTCTTTGCTTCGCTTCTTAAGAACAAGGTCATAAGAattcttgtgatgtgatatcattgtTGCttgtactttgctatatttgcactTGTTGATTTCCTGTTTTCTCTCAGAACCTTCTGTTGCCGCTTCTTGTTATGCGATTATATGTGCACTTACTTGCTTATTTAGACAGAAAACATTCTTACCTGTTCTTTTCCTGCATCACATACTCATCTAAAATATCATGTTCCATAAATTTTCTTGTTACTTACATTTTGCTTCTTTGGTTCAGGCTCCGCCGCACGAAAAGAAGGCCTTATATTTGCAATATGCTAAACTGGAGGAAGACTATGGCCTCGCAAAACGTGCCATGAATGTATATGATGAAGCTGTAAGGGCTGTTCCCAACACTGAAAAGATGAGTATGTATGAAATATACATTGCACGTGCTGCTGAACTTTTCGGTGTTCCAAGGACTAGACAAATATACGAGGTAAGCGTATTATCTTGGTTTGTCTCTGCTTTCCTGTTCTTGCTTTATAATGTTGCTTTTGGATTGGCATTTTTAAGTCCTTGTTCTGAGATCCAATTTTGTGGATTTGTGGCATAGCAAATGGAATATATTTATATTGGCCCTACCTTCTTATTCTTGTTTGCTGATTAGTTGCAATAGTTCACAACACATGAATATTGTATGCTCCCTCTAAT is a window of Triticum dicoccoides isolate Atlit2015 ecotype Zavitan chromosome 2B, WEW_v2.0, whole genome shotgun sequence DNA encoding:
- the LOC119362742 gene encoding pre-mRNA-splicing factor SYF1-like, which translates into the protein MPSAAAGPVEVAPPAKAAALPFAGISPDLYPTEDDLPYEEEILREPFKLKGWWRYLVARAAAPFAKRAVIYERALKALPGSYKLWHAYLRERLDHVRPHPISHPAYASLNNTFERALATMHKMPRVWVLYLTSLLDQRLLTRGRRNFDRALRALPVTQHDRIWPLYLRLASLPACPVETSFRVFRRYLQFDPSHAEDFIEFLVSAERWQEAADRLASVLNDDGFRSVKGKTRHQLWLELCDILTKHADEVAGLKVDAILRGGIRKFTDEVGKLWTSLADYYVRRTLYEKARDVFEEGVSSVMTVQEFSVVFEAYTQFEQSMLAAKLEAAEEDGAAESDEGEKGGRKNKVEKLEKELAACWLNDEDDTDLRLARFERLLDRRPELLSSVLLRQNPHNVEEWHRRVKLFDKDPAKQVATYVEAVKTVDPMKAVGKPHTLWVAFAKMYEKHNRLDSAEDIFKKATQVNYKAVDHLATIWCEWAEMELRNQHFDKAIELMRLATAEPSVEVKRRAAAEGDEPVQLKLHKSLKLWSIYVDLEESLGSLETTRAVYERILDLRIATPQIILNYAFLLEENKYFEDAFKVYERGVKIFKYPHVKDIWVTYLTKFVKRYQRSKLERARELFTEAVEKAPPHEKKALYLQYAKLEEDYGLAKRAMNVYDEAVRAVPNTEKMSMYEIYIARAAELFGVPRTRQIYEQAIESGLPDKDVMVMCMKFAELERNLGEIDRSRAIYIHASNYADPNSHPEFWKKWNDFEIQHGNEDTFREMLRIKRTVAASRSQTHFILPEYLMQRDQRLNMDEAVDTLTRAGVPQDEMAALERQLASGPSPAPAAAAPSSSTTPTNRMMNFVSAGVEARAESSTQQAAANNEDIELPDEESDEEDDVQIAERAVPEAVFGELGKRAAESREESSSAQENNEQQLGALERIKRRRQ